A DNA window from Chryseobacterium sp. MEBOG06 contains the following coding sequences:
- a CDS encoding choice-of-anchor L domain-containing protein — MLNRRIGSLFLVLFFALISNFFFAQNRERVEVAKRPGAASLRAGAFIDVNALSYPESSYPITQLIKDVLISGGGCATSNVSNVTVSPNLAASNQNRSWGYFNKSNTNFPFSKGIILSTGYANKAGNVFQSALSDDLGTGGDTDLANALGIANSNLTNATSIEFDFVAASTEVTFRYLFASKEYQQNFPCTITDGFALLLKKSTDPTYTNLAVLPGGAGPVSVTNIHPAYNNCGPKNEAYYGGTNTAQIETNFNGRTIPLTAKAAVIPGETYHFKIVLADYQDPNFDSAVFLEAGSFDIGVKILDPSGVQLPTSVNMCDNTPQTFTASVQAPNVTYQWFLGTNPIPGATNASYTATQPGVYTVKVYIPGNSCPGEATVTVIGGTSPTVQNATLTACYTAGNTIFNLPLAQTSISTTGGAVFSYYTTLADATAGNANTIPNPTAYSSAGGQTVYVRVRNGFCSKVAELQLVKAPQMTASIVPPVALTCANSQITLNASASVYPAGAAFNWTTAGGNIVSGGTTLNPVINAPGTYTLTITQTYQPGNVSCTTAGNVIVTGDSAPPVTGLTASKIKICKGDSVILTASGGVTYTWTALPGTGNTQTVSPTVTTTYTVTAVGANGCVSQNPGTITIEVSEPFTAQNAILHKCYQPGLAYNLTEAQTQITSAAGVTFTYYINQADANAANGNSIANPTAYSPPGNQTIYVLVSNGGCSYVVSLQLLRTAETTLTVAAPQTVTCTTPQVTINASASVIPTGSTILWTTTGGNIISGANTLTPVVSAGGTYTLTVTNISQPGNLSCTYTSTVTVQEDKVAPIAALVSSQPRICVGESVTLTASGGATYNWGGGLTGNGNTQVVSPTNTTVYTVYAVGANGCISATPATVTVQVGPPVAGIAASKSKICAGESVTLTASGGITYNWIGLTGNGNTQLVSPTVNTTYSVYALGGNGCSSLDPATITIEVVPAIVSTIKDVYVCSGDNGTLDAGAGPNYTYLWNTGATTQTITTNLPGTYSVTISNGVCSKVFSAQLINPDLPQFTNVVYDNHVLTVTASNPTGGILEYSIDGGLTWQPSNIFYGLLNNTMYSLMVRVKGAKCGTTLDYFTFVISNAITPNMDGVNDTIDFTGISGYKDFAASIFDRYGAEVFKASKGDAIWRGSLKGLNLPTGTYWYRVQWENPASKKMEQRSGWILLKNRN; from the coding sequence ATGTTAAATAGGAGGATAGGAAGTTTATTTTTAGTGTTATTTTTTGCTCTTATTAGTAATTTTTTCTTTGCCCAGAACAGAGAAAGAGTAGAGGTTGCTAAAAGGCCTGGTGCTGCCTCTCTGAGAGCAGGAGCTTTTATAGACGTCAATGCACTCAGCTATCCTGAATCCAGTTATCCTATTACTCAGCTGATAAAGGATGTTCTTATATCAGGAGGAGGCTGTGCTACATCCAATGTAAGTAATGTGACGGTGTCTCCTAATCTGGCAGCCAGTAATCAAAACAGAAGCTGGGGATATTTTAATAAGTCAAATACCAATTTCCCTTTCAGTAAAGGGATCATACTTTCCACCGGATATGCCAACAAAGCAGGAAATGTTTTCCAGAGTGCTTTAAGTGATGACCTGGGTACAGGAGGAGATACAGACCTGGCTAATGCGTTGGGAATTGCTAACTCTAACCTGACCAATGCTACCTCTATAGAATTTGATTTTGTTGCAGCTTCTACAGAAGTTACGTTTCGATATTTATTTGCCTCTAAAGAATACCAGCAAAACTTTCCATGTACGATCACAGATGGATTTGCTTTATTATTAAAAAAATCAACTGATCCTACTTATACCAATTTAGCGGTGCTTCCCGGAGGGGCAGGCCCGGTGAGTGTTACCAATATTCATCCTGCCTACAACAACTGCGGACCCAAGAATGAGGCCTATTATGGAGGAACAAATACCGCTCAGATTGAAACCAATTTCAATGGGCGTACCATTCCTTTAACAGCAAAGGCAGCTGTTATCCCGGGAGAAACCTATCATTTTAAGATTGTACTGGCTGATTATCAGGATCCCAATTTTGACTCAGCAGTATTCTTAGAAGCCGGATCATTTGATATTGGAGTAAAGATTCTGGACCCTTCCGGAGTACAGTTGCCTACATCTGTGAATATGTGTGATAATACCCCGCAGACTTTCACTGCTTCTGTTCAGGCACCTAATGTGACTTATCAGTGGTTTTTAGGCACTAACCCTATTCCTGGAGCTACCAATGCCAGCTACACCGCTACACAGCCGGGAGTTTATACAGTTAAGGTATATATTCCGGGAAACAGCTGTCCCGGAGAAGCTACTGTTACAGTAATTGGTGGAACATCACCAACTGTACAGAATGCGACCCTGACGGCTTGCTATACAGCAGGAAATACAATTTTTAATTTACCACTGGCACAGACCTCAATAAGTACTACTGGAGGTGCCGTGTTTTCTTATTATACAACACTAGCAGATGCTACGGCAGGAAATGCAAATACAATTCCTAATCCTACAGCCTATTCAAGTGCGGGAGGCCAGACAGTATATGTAAGAGTCAGAAACGGTTTTTGTTCAAAAGTAGCAGAGCTGCAGCTTGTAAAAGCACCGCAGATGACAGCTTCTATTGTACCCCCGGTGGCGTTAACCTGTGCTAATTCTCAGATCACCCTGAACGCCTCGGCCTCGGTTTATCCGGCAGGCGCTGCATTCAACTGGACTACAGCAGGAGGGAATATTGTTTCTGGAGGAACTACCTTAAATCCTGTTATCAATGCGCCGGGAACATATACTTTAACAATAACCCAAACCTATCAGCCAGGAAACGTTAGCTGTACCACTGCGGGAAATGTAATCGTTACAGGAGATAGTGCTCCACCGGTTACAGGGCTTACAGCAAGCAAAATCAAGATATGTAAAGGAGATTCGGTGATACTAACTGCCTCAGGGGGTGTTACCTATACCTGGACAGCGCTTCCGGGAACTGGAAATACACAGACTGTATCACCTACTGTGACCACTACTTATACTGTAACTGCCGTAGGAGCTAACGGATGCGTGTCTCAGAATCCGGGTACAATAACGATCGAGGTATCGGAGCCTTTTACAGCACAAAATGCAATATTACATAAATGTTATCAGCCGGGATTGGCTTATAATCTTACAGAGGCACAGACTCAGATCACTTCTGCTGCGGGAGTAACATTTACTTATTATATTAATCAGGCAGATGCCAATGCTGCCAATGGTAACTCTATTGCCAATCCTACAGCATATTCGCCACCGGGAAATCAGACGATATATGTATTGGTAAGCAACGGAGGCTGTAGCTATGTGGTTTCCTTACAATTGTTGAGAACTGCTGAAACTACACTCACAGTAGCTGCTCCGCAAACGGTTACCTGTACAACACCTCAGGTGACAATCAATGCTTCTGCATCTGTAATACCAACCGGTTCTACCATTTTATGGACCACTACCGGAGGAAATATCATTTCTGGAGCTAATACGCTTACCCCTGTAGTAAGTGCCGGGGGAACTTATACACTGACGGTAACCAATATATCTCAACCAGGTAACTTAAGCTGTACCTATACTTCAACAGTAACAGTACAGGAAGATAAAGTAGCGCCAATTGCTGCATTGGTATCATCACAGCCTCGTATATGTGTAGGGGAGTCTGTTACTCTTACTGCTTCGGGAGGAGCTACTTATAATTGGGGTGGTGGTCTTACAGGAAATGGAAATACCCAGGTAGTTTCACCTACGAATACAACAGTATACACAGTGTATGCAGTAGGTGCTAATGGATGTATATCGGCAACGCCTGCAACAGTTACCGTTCAGGTAGGTCCGCCTGTAGCCGGAATTGCAGCTTCCAAATCAAAAATCTGCGCAGGAGAATCAGTAACTCTTACCGCTTCGGGAGGAATTACGTACAATTGGATTGGTCTTACCGGAAATGGAAATACTCAGCTTGTGAGCCCTACAGTAAATACAACTTATTCTGTATACGCGTTGGGAGGAAACGGATGTAGTTCTCTGGATCCAGCTACAATTACCATTGAAGTAGTTCCCGCAATTGTTTCTACTATAAAAGACGTTTATGTTTGTTCCGGAGATAATGGAACTCTGGATGCCGGAGCCGGACCTAATTATACTTACTTATGGAATACAGGAGCAACTACTCAGACAATTACCACCAACCTGCCGGGAACGTATTCTGTGACCATCAGTAATGGGGTCTGTTCAAAAGTTTTCTCAGCCCAGCTGATCAATCCGGACCTGCCGCAATTTACGAATGTTGTTTATGATAATCATGTTCTTACCGTTACAGCAAGTAATCCTACAGGTGGTATTTTAGAATATTCAATAGATGGAGGTTTGACCTGGCAGCCGTCTAATATATTTTATGGTCTTTTAAATAATACAATGTACAGCCTGATGGTAAGGGTGAAAGGAGCGAAGTGTGGAACCACATTGGACTATTTTACATTTGTCATCAGTAATGCGATTACTCCGAATATGGATGGGGTAAATGACACCATAGACTTTACCGGAATCAGCGGATATAAAGATTTTGCAGCTTCCATTTTTGACAGATACGGTGCAGAAGTGTTTAAGGCTTCAAAAGGTGATGCCATATGGAGAGGATCTTTAAAAGGCTTAAACCTGCCTACAGGTACTTATTGGTATAGAGTACAGTGGGAGAATCCGGCCAGTAAAAAAATGGAACAGCGTTCAGGCTGGATCCTTTTGAAAAATAGAAATTAA
- a CDS encoding choice-of-anchor L domain-containing protein has protein sequence MTRYLPLCLLFTVFSTFLFSQNQPLPSRKPVKEKASVLSRRAGAFIDVNAPAYVETTYSIEKMVKDVLISSGTNTCLTPNVTNVKITPNHAPTEADRAWGYFNKAATNFPFKDGLILSTGFARRAGNAFESGTLGDVNGGGSDPDLAQVIGVVENRLNDAVLLEFDFVPTTSQIKFNYLIASEEYTGSFPCTFADAFAILLRPTSGGPYINMAVLPNGAGPVSITNIHPAIGSSCGAVNEQYFGGYNTANVETNFNGRTVPLTATATVVAGQQYHFKMVIADYSDHSYDSAVFLEGGSFNIGVDLLDPAGAKLPTDINVCDNVPQVITASVNDPNLVYQWFYNGAPVPNATTNTITALQPGTYTIEVSVPGNPCPGKASIQIHGGTTPQAQDATLLLCTTPDITTFDLSTITSSISPTPGAIFKFYVDQADAVAQNNNYIQTPLNYNGNDGQILYVVVSNGGFCSKMVELKLLKETTPTATVKSSRIKICPGESVTLTADGGDTYLWSNFMGTGNMQTVTLYQTTVFTVYAIGAKGCKSLNPATIRIEVTPEITSPLKDVEMCVGDKVTLDAGAGTGYKYLWSTGATTQKIEVDQWGIYSVEIDNGICKKIFEAKVMGAATPFFTALNYESIKKTVTFTVENPPMNNLPSTLEYSIDNGISWQASNVFTNLLDNTNYTALVRRVGTHCVGSLDFFTLQINNIITPNDDGVNDVLDLKALGDFKNFTGSIYDRYGVEMFRFSKETPIWDGTVGGKRLPTATYWYKFNFEYPRSKAQMNWSGWIMLKNRN, from the coding sequence ATGACAAGATATCTACCGCTTTGTTTATTATTTACCGTGTTCTCTACTTTTCTATTTTCACAAAACCAACCCCTGCCATCCAGAAAACCTGTAAAGGAAAAAGCTTCTGTACTGTCGCGAAGAGCAGGTGCTTTTATTGACGTGAATGCTCCCGCATATGTGGAAACCACTTACAGTATAGAAAAGATGGTAAAAGACGTATTGATCTCCTCTGGAACCAATACCTGTCTGACCCCGAATGTGACTAATGTGAAAATTACGCCTAATCATGCTCCTACGGAAGCAGACAGAGCATGGGGGTACTTTAATAAAGCAGCCACCAATTTCCCCTTTAAAGATGGGCTTATACTTTCTACAGGATTTGCCAGAAGAGCAGGTAATGCCTTTGAAAGCGGTACTTTGGGAGATGTCAACGGGGGAGGATCTGATCCTGACTTAGCACAGGTAATTGGTGTTGTAGAAAACAGATTGAATGATGCCGTACTTTTGGAATTTGATTTCGTTCCTACTACTTCTCAGATTAAATTTAATTATTTAATTGCATCCGAAGAATACACAGGATCATTCCCTTGTACCTTTGCAGATGCTTTTGCGATATTACTTAGACCTACTTCAGGTGGACCCTATATAAATATGGCGGTGCTTCCCAATGGAGCAGGACCGGTAAGTATTACCAATATTCACCCGGCGATAGGATCATCTTGTGGTGCTGTGAATGAACAGTATTTTGGAGGATATAATACAGCCAATGTTGAAACAAATTTTAACGGAAGAACAGTTCCGCTTACCGCTACTGCAACGGTAGTAGCAGGACAGCAATACCACTTTAAAATGGTTATCGCAGATTATAGTGACCATAGTTATGATTCAGCAGTATTCTTGGAAGGAGGATCTTTCAATATTGGAGTAGATCTTTTAGATCCTGCAGGAGCTAAATTACCCACAGATATCAATGTATGTGACAATGTACCTCAGGTGATCACAGCTTCAGTGAATGATCCGAATTTAGTTTACCAATGGTTTTATAACGGAGCTCCGGTACCTAATGCTACAACGAATACAATTACAGCATTACAGCCGGGAACCTATACTATTGAAGTAAGTGTTCCTGGAAATCCATGTCCGGGTAAAGCTTCCATACAGATTCATGGGGGAACAACCCCACAGGCACAGGATGCCACATTGTTATTGTGTACTACACCTGATATTACCACTTTTGACTTAAGTACAATAACATCTTCTATAAGCCCAACTCCGGGAGCTATCTTTAAATTCTATGTCGATCAGGCTGATGCTGTTGCACAGAACAATAATTATATCCAGACTCCATTAAACTATAATGGTAACGATGGACAGATTCTATATGTTGTGGTTTCAAATGGAGGTTTCTGCAGCAAAATGGTTGAACTGAAGCTGCTGAAGGAAACAACGCCAACGGCTACTGTGAAATCTTCCAGAATAAAAATATGTCCGGGAGAATCTGTTACCCTGACAGCGGACGGTGGAGATACCTATCTGTGGAGCAATTTCATGGGAACGGGCAATATGCAGACGGTTACGCTCTATCAGACTACTGTATTTACAGTATATGCAATTGGAGCAAAAGGATGCAAATCTTTGAACCCGGCAACGATCAGAATAGAAGTCACTCCTGAAATCACTTCACCTTTAAAAGATGTTGAGATGTGCGTGGGAGATAAAGTAACTCTTGATGCAGGGGCAGGAACGGGCTATAAATACCTTTGGAGCACGGGCGCAACTACACAAAAAATAGAGGTAGACCAATGGGGAATTTACTCAGTAGAAATAGATAACGGGATTTGTAAAAAAATATTTGAGGCTAAAGTAATGGGAGCAGCTACTCCATTTTTTACTGCATTGAACTATGAAAGTATAAAGAAAACAGTAACTTTTACTGTAGAAAATCCTCCGATGAATAATTTGCCAAGTACTTTGGAATATTCAATTGATAACGGAATTTCATGGCAGGCCTCGAACGTATTTACCAATCTTTTGGATAATACAAACTATACTGCTTTAGTAAGAAGAGTAGGGACGCATTGTGTGGGAAGTCTTGACTTCTTTACCCTTCAGATCAATAATATTATTACTCCAAATGATGACGGAGTAAATGATGTGCTGGACCTTAAAGCGCTTGGAGATTTTAAAAACTTTACAGGCTCTATCTATGACAGATATGGAGTAGAGATGTTCAGATTCTCAAAAGAAACTCCAATTTGGGACGGAACAGTAGGAGGTAAGAGATTACCTACAGCAACATATTGGTATAAATTTAATTTTGAATACCCAAGATCAAAAGCCCAGATGAACTGGTCAGGATGGATTATGTTGAAGAACAGAAATTAA
- the rsmA gene encoding 16S rRNA (adenine(1518)-N(6)/adenine(1519)-N(6))-dimethyltransferase RsmA, producing MSVKAKKHLGQHFLTDENIARKIVEGLSFENYNNIMEVGPGMGVLTKYLLEKDQNIYLAEIDTESIEYLKNNYSTVTENTFVGDFLKQDFNFIKDEQIAIIGNFPYNISSQILFKIIDYYELVPEMVGMFQKEVAERTAAVPRTKDYGILSVLIQAYYDVSYMFTVHENVFNPPPKVKSGVIRITRNPKEGLAGNEVLFKQIVKAGFNQRRKKLSNALKVLNIPEALKGHEFLDKRAEELSVTDFIHFADLWKNNQ from the coding sequence TTGAGTGTAAAAGCAAAAAAACATCTTGGTCAGCACTTCCTGACAGATGAAAATATCGCAAGAAAAATCGTAGAAGGTCTTAGTTTTGAGAACTATAATAATATTATGGAAGTAGGCCCCGGAATGGGAGTTCTTACCAAATATCTTCTTGAAAAAGATCAGAACATCTATCTTGCAGAGATCGATACGGAATCTATTGAATACTTGAAAAACAACTATTCTACGGTTACAGAAAATACTTTTGTAGGAGATTTTCTGAAACAGGATTTTAATTTTATCAAAGATGAGCAGATCGCGATCATAGGAAACTTTCCTTATAATATTTCGTCACAGATATTATTCAAGATTATAGATTACTATGAGCTGGTTCCTGAAATGGTGGGAATGTTCCAGAAAGAAGTTGCTGAAAGAACAGCTGCCGTTCCGAGAACTAAGGATTACGGTATCTTATCTGTACTGATACAGGCGTATTATGATGTATCCTATATGTTTACAGTTCATGAGAACGTCTTTAATCCGCCTCCAAAAGTAAAATCGGGGGTTATCAGAATTACAAGAAATCCGAAGGAAGGATTAGCCGGCAATGAGGTTCTGTTTAAACAGATTGTAAAAGCAGGGTTCAACCAAAGAAGGAAGAAACTTTCGAATGCTTTGAAAGTATTAAATATTCCTGAAGCTTTAAAAGGTCATGAGTTTTTAGACAAAAGAGCGGAAGAGCTTAGTGTAACGGATTTTATACATTTTGCTGATCTTTGGAAAAATAACCAATAA
- a CDS encoding cell division protein FtsX, whose amino-acid sequence MAKSVDEFNKKRLRSSNITVVISIALVLFLLGLMGLILINAQKYSDYIKEQLVVNAYFDDNYDAKDSIKIAKLEDETFKKVQMLAPVKKATYISRAMAAKEAKKSMGIDSDALFEENIFPSSIEIALKPEYVDPAKIDEAIKVIKSVPGIMDVKNDSTLMVDVYNNLSRILKWILGFSLLFLVLAVVLINNSIRLKIFSKRFIIKTMQLVGAKRRFILKPFIIEAVVLGAIGAFIGLLALFGVWYYFTNQIGQAFAQDNQQYFWLMLLVIGIGIFITVLSTIIATWRFLKSNVDDLYYS is encoded by the coding sequence ATGGCTAAATCTGTAGATGAATTTAATAAGAAAAGGCTTCGATCCAGCAATATTACAGTAGTAATAAGTATTGCTTTAGTGCTATTTTTGTTGGGATTAATGGGGCTTATTTTAATTAATGCCCAAAAGTATTCCGACTATATCAAAGAACAATTGGTGGTGAACGCCTACTTTGACGATAACTATGACGCTAAAGACTCTATCAAAATTGCAAAACTAGAGGACGAAACTTTTAAAAAAGTACAGATGTTAGCTCCTGTAAAAAAAGCAACCTATATTTCAAGAGCTATGGCTGCTAAGGAAGCCAAAAAAAGTATGGGGATTGATAGTGATGCCTTGTTTGAAGAGAATATCTTCCCTTCATCCATTGAAATTGCTTTAAAGCCGGAATATGTAGATCCTGCAAAGATTGATGAGGCAATAAAAGTCATCAAATCTGTTCCCGGTATTATGGATGTTAAGAATGACAGTACTTTGATGGTAGATGTTTATAATAACCTAAGCAGAATATTAAAATGGATTCTCGGATTTTCCCTGCTGTTTTTAGTATTGGCGGTTGTGTTGATCAATAACTCTATTCGTCTTAAAATATTTTCAAAGAGATTTATTATTAAAACCATGCAGCTGGTGGGAGCTAAAAGAAGATTTATTCTTAAGCCCTTCATCATTGAAGCTGTTGTTTTAGGTGCTATCGGAGCATTCATAGGTCTTTTGGCTTTATTTGGGGTGTGGTATTACTTCACCAACCAGATCGGGCAGGCATTCGCACAGGATAATCAGCAGTATTTTTGGCTGATGCTGCTGGTGATTGGAATAGGGATTTTTATCACCGTTCTAAGCACCATTATTGCAACATGGAGATTCTTAAAATCAAACGTTGACGATTTATATTACTCTTAA
- a CDS encoding DUF3098 domain-containing protein, with protein MSKKTNKFSASNFGNEAEVPQENTFYFGQQNFKWMLIGLAFIVVGFLLMMGPDANTVDGKLDPNSWNDDIFSIRRIRIAPLFVVIGFAIEVYAILKRK; from the coding sequence ATGAGCAAAAAAACAAATAAATTTTCCGCTTCAAATTTTGGAAATGAAGCAGAAGTACCACAGGAAAACACGTTCTATTTCGGACAGCAGAATTTCAAATGGATGCTGATCGGATTAGCATTTATTGTGGTTGGTTTTCTCCTGATGATGGGCCCGGATGCCAATACGGTAGATGGTAAACTGGATCCCAACTCATGGAATGATGACATCTTCTCTATCAGAAGGATCAGAATAGCACCTCTTTTTGTTGTAATCGGTTTTGCAATAGAAGTATATGCTATTTTAAAAAGAAAATAA
- a CDS encoding undecaprenyl-diphosphate phosphatase: MDLIKAIIIAIIEGLTEYLPISSTAHMGFTANLMGLEETEFLKMFQVSIQFGAILSVVVAYWKKFFDLNNIQFYFKLAFAVVPALILGYLFDDKIEAILGNQIAISSVLVLGGVVLLFADKWFKNPVIDDEKGITIKKAVTIGFWQCLAMMPGTSRSAASIIGGMTQGLTRKAAAEFSFFLAVPTMLAVTVYSVFVKTWGKETANPQKGYEMIMASQDHIMIFVVGNVVAFIVALIAIKAFIGVLNKYGFKPWGWYRIFVGVALLIYFYFFK; encoded by the coding sequence ATGGATTTAATCAAAGCAATTATTATTGCCATTATAGAGGGTCTTACAGAATATCTTCCAATTTCCTCTACCGCACACATGGGATTCACTGCAAACCTTATGGGGCTGGAAGAAACTGAATTTTTAAAAATGTTTCAGGTTTCTATTCAGTTTGGTGCTATCTTATCAGTTGTAGTGGCTTATTGGAAAAAGTTTTTTGATTTAAATAATATTCAGTTTTACTTTAAACTGGCTTTTGCAGTAGTTCCTGCATTGATTTTAGGATATTTATTTGATGATAAAATTGAGGCCATTCTTGGAAATCAGATTGCTATTTCTTCAGTATTGGTATTGGGAGGGGTTGTTTTGCTGTTTGCTGATAAGTGGTTTAAAAATCCTGTAATTGATGACGAAAAAGGAATTACCATCAAAAAGGCAGTCACTATTGGATTTTGGCAGTGCCTTGCAATGATGCCGGGAACTAGCCGTAGTGCGGCATCTATCATTGGAGGGATGACACAGGGGCTTACAAGAAAAGCAGCTGCAGAATTCTCTTTCTTCCTTGCTGTACCTACCATGCTGGCTGTAACGGTATACTCTGTGTTTGTTAAAACATGGGGAAAAGAAACGGCAAATCCACAGAAGGGATACGAAATGATTATGGCTTCACAGGATCATATTATGATCTTTGTAGTAGGAAACGTTGTAGCGTTTATTGTAGCACTTATTGCGATCAAAGCATTCATCGGAGTACTTAACAAGTATGGTTTCAAGCCCTGGGGATGGTACCGTATTTTTGTAGGAGTTGCTTTATTGATCTATTTTTATTTCTTTAAATAA
- the truB gene encoding tRNA pseudouridine(55) synthase TruB has protein sequence MTAEELKSGYIFLLDKPLDWTSFQAVNKMKYKLKREFDLPKKFKIGHAGTLDPRATGLLIVCCGKFTKKISEIQDAPKEYWTEIKIGVQTESYDTEKPEILHQDISHISEEKVREVLEKFVGEIEQKPPIYSAIKVDGERAYNLARAGEEVEMKSRKTTIHYIKDIKIDFPLVSFTVGCSKGTYIRSLAHDIGQELGVGAYLTQLRRTKIGDYAIENATEEFLNNDFRFEGL, from the coding sequence ATGACCGCTGAAGAACTGAAATCAGGATACATTTTTTTATTGGATAAGCCTTTGGACTGGACTTCCTTTCAGGCTGTCAATAAAATGAAATATAAACTTAAAAGGGAGTTTGATCTTCCTAAAAAATTTAAAATCGGACACGCAGGAACCCTTGATCCAAGAGCTACAGGGCTTTTGATCGTTTGCTGCGGAAAATTCACCAAGAAAATTTCTGAAATCCAGGATGCTCCCAAAGAGTACTGGACCGAGATCAAAATAGGAGTACAGACAGAATCCTACGATACTGAAAAACCGGAAATCCTTCATCAGGATATTTCCCATATTTCGGAAGAAAAGGTAAGAGAAGTTCTGGAAAAATTTGTTGGAGAAATTGAACAGAAGCCACCCATTTATTCTGCTATAAAAGTGGATGGAGAAAGAGCATACAATCTTGCAAGAGCAGGGGAAGAGGTGGAAATGAAGTCCAGAAAAACAACAATTCACTATATCAAAGATATTAAAATAGACTTCCCTCTGGTAAGTTTTACTGTAGGCTGTTCAAAAGGAACCTACATCCGAAGTCTGGCTCATGATATTGGGCAGGAATTGGGCGTAGGTGCTTACCTGACACAATTGAGGCGTACAAAAATCGGAGATTATGCTATTGAAAATGCTACAGAGGAGTTTCTAAATAACGATTTCAGATTCGAAGGCTTATGA